In Cicer arietinum cultivar CDC Frontier isolate Library 1 chromosome 7, Cicar.CDCFrontier_v2.0, whole genome shotgun sequence, a single window of DNA contains:
- the LOC101498798 gene encoding gluconokinase isoform X1 — MTSSNGKLVYYFSSSTYCLHFFISFHFMLLAAPVLVIMGVSGAGKTTIGQRLEKDIKYKYLDADDFHSQSNKEKMSMGIPLTDEDRKPWLESLRDAIKEYLINKKGLVLGCSALKKQYREILRSADPDYKWESYASAVNFILLDVPAEVLITRLNNRAAEGEHYMPASLLQSQLDLLNIDDSERIFRVDATLSPESIVNTIKKMDQFQGCFLSSLC; from the exons ATGACTTCAAGCAACGGTAAATTGGTTTACTATTTCTCTTCATCAACCTATTGCCTtcattttttcatttcatttcatttcatgCTTTTGGCAGCTCCTGTTCTCGTCATCATGGGTGTCAGCGGGGCCGGAAAAAC CACAATAGGTCAAAGGCTGgaaaaagatattaaatataagtATCTTGATGCTGATGATTTTCATTCTCAATCAAACAAAG AAAAGATGAGTATGGGAATCCCACTTACAGATGAAGACAGAAAGCCATGGCTTGAATCACTGAGAGATGCCATAAAAGAATACTTAATTAACAAAAAGGGTTTGGTTCTTGGTTGCTCTGCTTTGAAGAAGCAATATAGAGAAATACTTAGATCAGCTGATCCTGATTATAAATGGGAGAGTTATGCAAGTGCTGTTAACTTTATTCTATTGGATGTTCCTGCT GAAGTGTTAATTACTCGATTAAATAACAGGGCTGCAGAAGGAGAACATTATATGCCTGCATCTCTTCTGCAATCTCAGTTAGATTTGCTTAACATTGATGATTCTGAACGAATATTTAGAGTTGATGCTACTTTAAGTCCTGAATCCATTGTCAATACCATTAAGAAAATGGACCAGTTTCAGGGCTGTTTTCTATCATCATTATGTTGA
- the LOC101498798 gene encoding gluconokinase isoform X2, whose product MTSSNAPVLVIMGVSGAGKTTIGQRLEKDIKYKYLDADDFHSQSNKEKMSMGIPLTDEDRKPWLESLRDAIKEYLINKKGLVLGCSALKKQYREILRSADPDYKWESYASAVNFILLDVPAEVLITRLNNRAAEGEHYMPASLLQSQLDLLNIDDSERIFRVDATLSPESIVNTIKKMDQFQGCFLSSLC is encoded by the exons ATGACTTCAAGCAACG CTCCTGTTCTCGTCATCATGGGTGTCAGCGGGGCCGGAAAAAC CACAATAGGTCAAAGGCTGgaaaaagatattaaatataagtATCTTGATGCTGATGATTTTCATTCTCAATCAAACAAAG AAAAGATGAGTATGGGAATCCCACTTACAGATGAAGACAGAAAGCCATGGCTTGAATCACTGAGAGATGCCATAAAAGAATACTTAATTAACAAAAAGGGTTTGGTTCTTGGTTGCTCTGCTTTGAAGAAGCAATATAGAGAAATACTTAGATCAGCTGATCCTGATTATAAATGGGAGAGTTATGCAAGTGCTGTTAACTTTATTCTATTGGATGTTCCTGCT GAAGTGTTAATTACTCGATTAAATAACAGGGCTGCAGAAGGAGAACATTATATGCCTGCATCTCTTCTGCAATCTCAGTTAGATTTGCTTAACATTGATGATTCTGAACGAATATTTAGAGTTGATGCTACTTTAAGTCCTGAATCCATTGTCAATACCATTAAGAAAATGGACCAGTTTCAGGGCTGTTTTCTATCATCATTATGTTGA
- the LOC105852523 gene encoding uncharacterized protein, with protein MSLRIKAVVDKFVEELKEALDADIQDRIMKDREMQSYIQEREREVAEREAAWKADLSRREAEIARQEARLKMERDNLEKEKSVLMGTASNQDNQDGALEITVSGEKYRCLRFAKAKK; from the exons ATGTCTCTGCGGATAAAGGCAGTGGTAGATAAATTCGTTGAGGAGTTGAAAGAAGCATTGGATGCTGATATTCAAGATAGAATCATGAAAGACAGAGAGATGCAAAGTTACATCCAAGAACGTGAGCGTGAGGTTGCTGAGCGTGAGGCTGCTTGGAAGGCTGATCTTTCTCGTCGCGAG GCAGAGATTGCTCGTCAAGAAGCAAGGCTGAAGATGGAGAGAGATAATCTTGAGAAAGAGAAAAGTGTCTTAATGGGGACTGCATCAAATCAAGATAACCAGGATGGAGCTCTTGAAATTACAGTAAGTGGTGAAAAATACCGTTGCCTCAGATTCGCCAAGGCAAAGAAATAA
- the LOC101498798 gene encoding gluconokinase isoform X3, giving the protein MGVSGAGKTTIGQRLEKDIKYKYLDADDFHSQSNKEKMSMGIPLTDEDRKPWLESLRDAIKEYLINKKGLVLGCSALKKQYREILRSADPDYKWESYASAVNFILLDVPAEVLITRLNNRAAEGEHYMPASLLQSQLDLLNIDDSERIFRVDATLSPESIVNTIKKMDQFQGCFLSSLC; this is encoded by the exons ATGGGTGTCAGCGGGGCCGGAAAAAC CACAATAGGTCAAAGGCTGgaaaaagatattaaatataagtATCTTGATGCTGATGATTTTCATTCTCAATCAAACAAAG AAAAGATGAGTATGGGAATCCCACTTACAGATGAAGACAGAAAGCCATGGCTTGAATCACTGAGAGATGCCATAAAAGAATACTTAATTAACAAAAAGGGTTTGGTTCTTGGTTGCTCTGCTTTGAAGAAGCAATATAGAGAAATACTTAGATCAGCTGATCCTGATTATAAATGGGAGAGTTATGCAAGTGCTGTTAACTTTATTCTATTGGATGTTCCTGCT GAAGTGTTAATTACTCGATTAAATAACAGGGCTGCAGAAGGAGAACATTATATGCCTGCATCTCTTCTGCAATCTCAGTTAGATTTGCTTAACATTGATGATTCTGAACGAATATTTAGAGTTGATGCTACTTTAAGTCCTGAATCCATTGTCAATACCATTAAGAAAATGGACCAGTTTCAGGGCTGTTTTCTATCATCATTATGTTGA